From Malacoplasma iowae:
AAAAAGTTTATTAATTTCTTTTGATTAAAATCCACAATATAAACAACAAATTTATTTTTTAATATATCATCCAATAATTTTTGATTTAAATTGTTGTCATCAACAATTATAGAAACATAACTATCTGTTTTAAATAACAAACTTCTATTACCATAAACAAATAATGAAAATGGTGGTTTATATATACTCTTTAAATGAATTGGATAATTTCTATCAATTAATGATATATAGTGATTTTTATGAAGCACATAAAGTTTTTGTGCACTTTCATATGTTATTGCTTCTTTTGCTGATAATGCATAAAAAATTGCATCTCAGTCTCCTCTATACTTTATAGTAAAAAATAATAATACTTTCTCCATATTCCCTCCACTATATAAATGTTTATTTTTAATAGAAACTACAAATTTTTTTTAAAAAAATAAAAAACTCATAATCTATATAGATTATGAGTTGGAGTTGATTATTAAATAATATTTAATCTTCTTGATCTATTTTGTCACTCTTTGAGTTACTAAGTTGATAATAAAAACCTTTTTTAGCAATTAGTTGATCATGGTTTCCCATCTCAATTATTTCACCATTTTTGATTACAACAATTTTATCTGCATTTCTTATTGTACTTAATCTATGAGCTATAACAAATGATGTTTTATTTTTAATTAATTTCAACATTGCATCTTGAACAACAATTTCTGTTCTAGTATCAATGTTTGATGTGGCTTCATCAAGAATTAAAATACTTGATGGTGAGAGCATTGCTCTAGCTATTGCTATTAATTGTTTTTGACCTTGAGATAATTCACTAGCATTTTCTGTTAGTTGAGTTTCATATCCATTCTCTAATTGCATTATAAAATTATGACAATTAGCAATTTTAGCAACATTTATAATTTCTTCATCAGTTGCATCTTTTTTTGCATACCTAATATTTTCTTTTACTGTATCTGAAAATAAATAAGTATCTTGTAAAACTACAGAAACTTGTTTTCTTAAACTGGATTTAACCATTGTTTTTATACTATGACCATCAAAAAGAATATCCCCATCATTAATATCATAAAATTTAGTTAATAAATTTATAATTGTTGTTTTACCACTTCCTGTTGGTCCAACGATTGCAATTGTTTCTCCAGGTTCCGCTGTTAAATTAATGTTTTTTAAAACAGGTTTATTTTCAATATAACCAAAGTTTAAATTTTTAATTTCAACTTTTCCTTTTAAACTATCAACATTATATTTTTCAATTTCTAAATCTTCATTTGGTAAATAAAACATTTCATTAGTTCTAACACTACCTGCAAGTGCTGCTTGAAGTGATGCTATCATACCAATAATGTTGTTTACAGTTTGAGTTAAATTTCTTGATGCCAACATAAACGATGTGATTAATGCAATTCCTTTTTCTAAAACAATTTCATTTGATTGACTATAATCTATTTTTTGAAATAAATCACTACCAAATGGAGTTTTAGTTGTAATAAAAACCATTCCAATAACAATAACAACAATAATTAAAAATGTATTGATAAAATTCATTCAAGGAATCATGATTCCACTCATACTTTGCGCTTTTTCAGCTTCTTTGTTTAAAGTGGCATTGATTTTTTCAAATTGAGCTTCAGTGTTTTTTTGTTGGCTAAATAAGTTTA
This genomic window contains:
- a CDS encoding ABC transporter ATP-binding protein, coding for MKVNVNTASDQTTSVTTVAPVKKQSSLWIAIKLCYKYIKFSKKAFWIAFMSSTLSTICNILVIIGVGYLSTVLQNYISNEVAWKTLLTFSILVLVGFFLNALTNFIMNFFMTYVAQRIGYHLRMDLFNKLQMLKLQYYDTHESGDIMSILINDVFNLVIFISQNFGQLMFGFTTLVGMIILMFFISPYMALIIIACFPFLLLYIWFLSKKSIPAFYRQQKELGRMNGYIEEIISGQNIVNLFSQQKNTEAQFEKINATLNKEAEKAQSMSGIMIPWMNFINTFLIIVVIVIGMVFITTKTPFGSDLFQKIDYSQSNEIVLEKGIALITSFMLASRNLTQTVNNIIGMIASLQAALAGSVRTNEMFYLPNEDLEIEKYNVDSLKGKVEIKNLNFGYIENKPVLKNINLTAEPGETIAIVGPTGSGKTTIINLLTKFYDINDGDILFDGHSIKTMVKSSLRKQVSVVLQDTYLFSDTVKENIRYAKKDATDEEIINVAKIANCHNFIMQLENGYETQLTENASELSQGQKQLIAIARAMLSPSSILILDEATSNIDTRTEIVVQDAMLKLIKNKTSFVIAHRLSTIRNADKIVVIKNGEIIEMGNHDQLIAKKGFYYQLSNSKSDKIDQED
- a CDS encoding LOG family protein; this encodes MEKVLLFFTIKYRGDWDAIFYALSAKEAITYESAQKLYVLHKNHYISLIDRNYPIHLKSIYKPPFSLFVYGNRSLLFKTDSYVSIIVDDNNLNQKLLDDILKNKFVVYIVDFNQKKLINFLLEKNIRFIALYKYGLNNIKKDDIFEKIIDSNNLVITEIPNKIKSDYYDQSFLRIIFGISKNLIFDCHDKIKLKELLNILRIEKSNFYWYDNIENIFEFKKINSISDFFEKKLLH